The region ACCGTGGGAGTATCGCCACGGGGGACAGGGGAGGGGGAGACCCCCTCCCCGTCAGCCCCTTCTCTATGGCGATATCCCCTCGGAATCCGTATCACGGGTTTGCAGCTGGTCGAAAGCACTATGAACAAAACATCCGAAACTTGAATCCATTTGACCTCCCACGCCCCTATAACCGCTTCCCAGTGAGTGTAACTTGAATTGAAGTGCTCAAACTCCAGCAGTTCGGTCCACCATTATCGCACCGAAAACCTTCACCGGCCCCGACAACAGGAGCCAACAAACGGCAACCCCAAAAACGCAACAGAAAAAGAGAAATTTAAAGATATCCCGCAAGGACGTCCTTCAGCGCGAACTTGAACGGCCCGAGGCTGCCTCCGAAGTTCCCGGCGCTGATGAACTTCACGCCCGGCACCTTGGTCGCAGCCCGGATGCCTTCCGCCATCGCGGTCTTGATCGAGTCCTCGTCGACGCCGTCGATGACGATCTCGTAGATCGCTTTGACGCCCTCGGGCACCTTGCTCCCCTCGACCTTGCCCTTCAGCGTCGGGCAGTAGGCTTCGTTCGTGCTTGCGCCCATGAACTTGTACTTCTTGCTTCCGACCTTCGAGCCGCTTGCGACGATGCCGCCGGGGAACGGCGTGATGACGCCGCAGACACAGCTGATGGCGTCGACCGCCGCCTGCGCAGCCGTAAGAGCGGCCATCTGGTTCTCGCCCATGATGAAGAAGTTGCCGCCGGCAACACCCTTGACGGCGCCGAACTCCTCTTCACCGATATACTCGCCCTCCATGATCGGGATGGCCCACACGGTTCTGCCGCCGACCTCGCGCTTCTCCTCGAACCCGTCGCCGAAGAAGTGGAGTTTGACCGGGAGTTTCTCCGGGACCTCGGCAACGACGTCGGCAAGGCCGTCGAAGACCGCCGTCGTCGGGGCGGTGAGGATACACTCGGCGAGGCGCTCCACAACCTGCTCTTTCAGCTTCTTCTTGCTCGCACAGATCATGATCGCATACCCGGGGCGCCCGTCGGGGGTGTCGTCGGGGGAGACGAAGCAGTCGATCCCAGCCTCTGCCGGGCATCCGATGGTGGAAGTGGCAAACCCGACGGCTTCCACTGCTGCCTTGTATGCCCACTCCTCGGTGACGGCGGTGATAATGGGCCGTGCCACCCAGGTCGGGAACGCCTCTGCATAGGTATCATCGATAGTAACGCCATTCAATTCCATGGACAGAATACACCTCGTTTGCTACAATGTCACGATGCGGACAGAATAAGGTTTCTTTTCTTCCCGGCAACCCGAGGAGGATGGGACCTGCCGGAACACGCACAGTCGTCGGCTCCACAGGGGTACGCGGGGCCGGAGCATACAGGGGAATCGGGAGGGACCGAAACTGCGCGACTCCCTCGGCGGCCACCCCACCCACCGATATCCATCATATCGGAAGGATAAAGGTAGAAGGGTTCCGCGATCTCCCTGGAGAATGCCTCTAGGATTCTCCCGTTGCCCCATCCTGACGGAAAACATCCGCCTATCGCCTACCAACAACAAACCTGAGTTAAGCACCTCTTCTCAAACGGTCGCCCCTCCCAAGTTGCGCCTGGATGCGGCCGTTATGCATAGCGGCTGCACCGGGAATGCGGCAAGAGGCTGCGGGCACGGGAGGAGGAGGGGTCCTGCCGGGGGAACAGGGGATCAGACGCGGGGAGAGAAGAACCCACAGATACAGGAAAGGTTGCCGCTCACACCGCGCAACGAATACCGAGCCCCACCTCACGACGCACTTGAAATTATACCATGGTTCCAAGGAGTTCCTGCCTGCTCTCACCGCTGCCGGCCCGGATAAGCCACCGATTTTCACCAAAATCCCCGATTTAAGATTTAAGCATTCCGGTTTACCCCTACGCCCGAGAGTGCATTTGGCGTGGATATCCGAGGTATTGGGTTGACATAACAATCTTTTTAATTTATAAAACTTGACAGATAATCATAGTTCTGGAATATAAGACTGCCGAATTTCAGAAAGTTTATGTATATTCTTTGACAACACTTTTTATATCGATTTTTAATCGATCAGATCTGGTGCGTGATACCATGGCATTCGCATTGCACATCAATATGGAACGATGTACAGGCTGCAACAACTGCGTGGTGGCATGCCCGGTCGACGCTCTTGAGCTCTATACCGAAGATCCGGTAACCAAGGAGAAGATCTACAAGGTAAAGGACGGCAAGGCCGTCATCCTTGACTTCAACTCCGAGCTCTGCGCCGGTTGCGGCGTATGCGTCCAGGCATGCCCATATGGAGTTATCAAGCTTGTAGGACCGTGGGAGAGCCGGGCAAAAGCCCGAAAAGTGGAAGCCTAGGAGTGATATTAGAATATGGCACTGTTTCCAAAGTATTCCAAGACGCGGGAAGGACAGAACGTCATCATGGAGCAGAGGCTCCTGAAGGCAGTCAACAACCTGATCCTGAACGCAGAGACCTGCACAGGCTGCGGCATCTGTGTCGACGCCTGCCCCGAGGAGGCGATCGTGCTCGGACCTGTCGGTGCGACACGCCGTGGGGCAATCGACTATGCGGCTCCTGTCGATGTCAACCCTGAGAAGTGTTCGTACTGTGGCGTCTGCGTCATCATGTGCCCCTTCAATGCGATGACACTCAAGATCGACGGAGAAGATCGGCTCCCGATCCTCGAGAAGGAAGGATTCCCCACATACGACATGGTCACCAAGATCGACGAGGAGAAGTGCGACCGGTGTACCATCTGTGAAGAGGTCTGCCCGAGGGACGCCATCGCCCGCGATGTCCCCGCCTTCGAGGGCGGCGACGAGGCCGGCAAACCGCGTCAGTCCGCACTGCAGACCAAGACGACGTTCACCGTCGACACCGAGAAGTGCAACGTCTGCGGCATCTGCGGCGAGCTCTGTCCGAGCATCACCGTCATGCGCAACCCCGCGAACCCCGAGACCGGCAAGGTCGAAGGAGAAGTCAAGTGGGAAGAGAGCACCTGCGACGGATGTCAGATCTGTGTCGAAGCCTGTCCGCAGGAGTGCATCACCGTCGAGCGCGAAGTCGTCAGCGACAAACTGCCCGGCAAGGTCGACATCCAGCAGGACAACTGCTGCACCTGCACATGGTGCGTTCAGTCCTGTCCCGAGGAGGCAATCACCGTCGAGAAGATCTTCGAGGGAGACATCGAGATCAACCCCGAGAAGTGCCCCGGCGGCTGCTCGACCTGTGTCGAGGTCTGCCCCTGCAACGCGCTCTACCTGCCCTCCCCTGTCCCCGCAAAGGAGATGAGAGGCGCGAAGGAGCCAAACATCGCCATCAACAGGGACTTCTGTATCCTCTGCGGCGCCTGTGTCAACGCCTGCCCAAGCGAGGATGCGATCGTCCTGCGGCGGACAGGTATCCGGATGCAGGATAAGGAATCGGACCTCTTCAAGAGGATCAAGGAGAAGCTGCTCACCCCGAGGACGTCGAAGGTGAAGGAGACCGCCCCCGGAGAGGTTGAGGTCAAAGTTCTGGAAGAGGCGTGAGGGATAGCCAATGGCAGTGAAGAAAGACTATAAAGACCAGAAACTCGCTGAGAAACTTCGGGACAGGAAGTATTACATTCCTGACAGCAACCCCGAGTTCATCAAGGATGTGGAGAAACTCGGGCAGACGGCCGCCCACATGTGCTACCAGTGCGGAACCTGCACCGGTTCGTGCCCCTCGGCACCCCGGAGTTCGTACCGGATCCGGCTGTTCATGCGCAAGGCGGTCCTCGGGCTGGAAGAGGAAGTGCTCACCGACCCGGACCTCTGGCTCTGCACCACCTGTTACAGCTGCACCGACCGGTGCCCCCGCGACCTCGCGCCGACCGACGTCATCATGGCGATGAGGAACCTCGCGTTCAAGCGGGACATCGTGCCGCGCAACTTCCTCCAGACCGTCCAGTTGATCTACAAGACGGGCCACGGCGTTCCCAACAACGATGTGAACAGGGCCGCCCGGCAGAGACTCGGACTGGAAGCAGAACCTGAGACTACGCACAAATACCCCGAATACCTGCCCGGCATCCGGAAGATCCTCGACCACTACAGGCTGAAAGAGGACGCGGACAGGATTCTGTCAGAGGGTGAGTGAAACCATGAGCGGGAACAAACATCAGTACGCATTCTTCCTCGGATGCATCGCCCCGAACCGGTACCCCGGCATCGAGGCGGCGGCCATCGAGACCAGCAAGAACGTCGGCATTGAACTCCTGCCCCTGAAGGGCGCAAGCTGCTGCCCTGCACCGGGTGCATTCGGTTCGATCGACTTAAACGTCTGGTATGCGATGGCGGCACGCAACATCGTGCTCGCCGAGCAGATGGGTATGGATATCGCCCTGATCTGCAACGGATGCTACAAGTCCATCTGGGAAGTCAACCACAAACTGAAGCACAACGATGAACTCCGCGACGGAGTCAACGAGGTGCTCAAAGAGATCGATATGGAATACAAGGGGACCGTCGACGTCTGGCACCTCGCCGAGCTCTACTACGACCCCAAGATCGTGGGCGTCAAGAAACTCGCCGACAGCGTCAAGCGTCCCCTGACCGGCGCGAGGGTCGCCGTTCACTACGGGTGCCACCTGATGAAGCCGAGCAAAGAGCGGCACTTCGGGGACACCGAGAACCCAATGTGGATGGAAGAACTCGTCGCCGCTCTCGGAGCCGAACCGGTCCAGTACCGCAACAAGATGCAGTGCTGCGGTGCCGGTGGCGGCGTCCGTGGATACGATCTGGCGCATGCGCTCGATATCACGAACGAGAAGCTGATCAATATGCAGGAAGCGGGCGTCGATGCAGTCACCGAGGTCTGTCCGTTCTGCCAGCTCCAGTTCGACCGCGGCCAGATTGAGATCAAGGATAAGTTCGGTGCCGAATACGGCATTCCTGTCCTGCACTACAACGAACTCCTGGGGCTGGCACAGGGCATGAGCCCGGACGAGCTCGCGCTCGACCTCCATGCCATCAACGTCGACCCGTTCCTGAAGAAGATCCTCTGAGGTGCAAATACATGGCAGAAGTCAAAAAGAACGAAGAGCCAAGAATTGGCGTTTTTGTGTGCCACTGTGGTACCAACATCGGGGGCACCATCGACGTTAAGGCAGTGGTGGAATACGCCAAGACGATCCCGAACGTCGCCGTCGCTAATGACTACGCGTATATGTGCTCGACTCCCGGGCAGAACATGATCAAGGAGGCCATCGAGGAGCAACACCTGACCGGAGTTGTCGTGGCAGCCTGTACGCCCCGTCTGCACGAGCCCACATTCCGTAACGCAACCGCGGCAGGCGGCTTGAACCCCTTCAGGTTCGAGATGGCGAACATCCGCGACCAGAACTCGTGGGTGCACATGCACCAGCCCGAAGAGGCCACCGAAAAGGCAAAGGACGCAGTCAGGATCGCCGTTGCAAAGGCATCCCTCCTCGAAGACCTCATCCCGAAGAGCGTCCCCGTGGAGAAGGCTGCGATGGTCGTCGGCGGCGGTGTCGGCGGCATGCAGGCAGCGCTCGACCTTGCGAACGCAGGCATCAAGACCTACCTCGTAGAGAAGAGCCCCACGATCGGCGGCAGGATGTCCCAACTCGACAAGACGTTCCCGACGCTGGACTGCTCGCAGTGTATCCTGACGCCGAAGATGGTGGACGTTTACCGGAACGAGAACATCGAACTCCTCACCTACACCGAGGTCGAGGCGGTCGAGGGATACATCGGCAACTTCGATGTGACCCTCCGGAAGAAGGCACGCGGTGTCCTCACCCCGGCCGAGGCCGAAGCCCGCGGTATCGTCGGCGGCGGCTGTACCGGATGCGGCGACTGTGTTGCAGTCTGTCCGGTCATCAAGCCCAACCCGTTCGAACTCGGCATGGCGCCGAGAAAGGCGATCTACATCTACCACCCGCAGGTCTCCCCGCTGATCTACACCGTCGACTTCGACGCCTGCGTCAAGTGCGGTCTCTGTGTCGAGGCATGTGGAACAAAGCAGGCAGTCGACCTCGAGTCGAAGGATGAACTCACGACCGTCAAGGTCGGCACCGTCATCCTCGCCACGGGATACGACATCTTCCCCATCGAGAAGAAGTTCGAGTGGGGTTACAAGAACTACGACAACGTCATCACGAGCCTTGAGTTCGAGCGGCTGATCTGTGCGTCCGGACCGACCGGCGGTCACCTCATCCGCCCGAGCGACGGCGTAACTCCAAAGAAGATCGCGTTCGTCCTCTGTGCAGGCTCCCGTGACTCGACCGGCGTCGGCAAGCCCTACTGCTCGCGGTTCTGCTGCATGTACTCGCTCAAGCACGCCCACCAGATCATGGAAAAGATCCCAGGCGCCGTGCCCTACATCTTCTACATGGACATCCGGTCCTTCGGCAAGATGTACGAGGAGTTCTACTACCGTATCCAGAACGAGGGTGCGAAGTTCATCCGCGGCCGTGTTGCAAACATCACCGAAGACCCGGTGACGAAGAACCTCCACGTCAACGCAGAAGACACGCTCCTCGGACGGCCCATCGACATGGAAGTCGACATGGTCGTGCTCGCAGCCGCCATCCAGCCCTCGGCCGAGACCGAGAGGACCCGGAGACTCTTCGGCGTCTCCTGCTCGCAGGACGGCTGGCTCCTTGAGGCTCACCCGAAGCTGAACCCCTGCGGCACAACCACCGCCGGTGTCTACCTTGCCGGCGTCTGTCAGGGACCGAAAGATATTCCCGACACGGTCGCTCAGGCAGAGGGTGCGGCATCCGCGGCATCCATCCCGATCCACAAGGGAGAAGTGGAACTCGAGCCCTACTTCGCTGTCTGTCTCGAGGATAAGTGCGCTGGGTGTGGACTCTGTGTCAACCAGTGCCCCTACCAGGCCCTCTCGCTCGTCGAGAAGGAAGGTCGCACGGTCATGCATGTCACTGAGGCCAAGTGCAAGGGTTGCGGCACCTGCGGCGGGTTCTGTCCCGGCGGTGCTATCTGGATGCAGCACTTCGCAACCCCGCAGATTGTCGCACAGATCGATGCATTCCTTCTGGGAGGTGAACAGTAAATGGCAGACGAGAACTGGAAACCCAAGATCATCGCCATCATCTGCAACTGGTGTTCCTACGCAGGTGCAGACCTTGCCGGCGGCGCCCGTATCCAGTACCCGCCAGACATCCGTGCCGTCCGTGTGATGTGCACCGGACGTATCGACCCCCTCTTCATCCTGAAGGCATTCCAGGATGGGGCGGACGGTGTGCTGGTCTCCGGGTGCCACTTCGGCGACTGCCACTACCTTGAGGGCAACTACAAGGCAGCCAAGAGGATGTTCCTCTTGAAGAGTGTCCTCAAGAATATCGGTCTTGACGACAAGCGTCTCAGGATGACCTTCGTCTCTGCATCAGAGGGTGCAAAATGGGGCATGGTCATGGAAGACGTCGTCAAGACCATCAACGAGCTCGGCCCAAGCCCGCTCAAAGAGTTTGCCAGATAATACAATAATAAAACAGGGGATGAATAACAATGGCAATCAGAGTGAATTTGATCACGGGTCGCACTATCCAGCAGGGGGTGTCGATGGAGGCGGGGAAGGAAAAACCCGCCTACACCGCCGCCTGCGGGATTATTGAACTCGACCCGGCGGATTTTAAGAAACTGGGTGCCTTCCGCAACACCAACGTACGCGTTACCAGCAAGTACGGTAGCGTCGTCGTCAAGGCGGTGGAGGCAACCCAGGGTCCCCATCCCGGTGTAGCTTATATACCGATGGGACCATGGGCAAACATGGTCGTCAACCCGAACACCTACTCGACAGGGATGCCCACGTTCAAGGGCACGACCGTCGAGGTGGAGATCGCCAAGAACGAATCCGTCCTCAGCTCGCTTGAACTGGTGCGCAAGGCGTGCAGGGGTGAACTAGCATGACAAAGACGGTAACCGACGTGGTCTGCCCGTTCTGCGGGACACTCTGCGACGATCTTGAGGTCGTCGTCAGCGATGACGGCAAGGAACTCCTCGAAGTCTACAACGCGTGCGCCATCGGCGCCGAGAAGTTCCTCCACTCCCAGGCAAAAGACCGCCTTACCCGCCCCCGCATGCGGCAGGAAGACGGCTCTTGGAAGGAGATCTCCTACGACGAGGCTATCGAGTACACCGCCCGGATGCTCACGAACGCAAAGAAACCCCTGATGTACGGCTGGAGCTCCACAAACTGTGAGGCTCAGTCCATCGGGTCCGAGATCGGCGAGGCAGTGGGAGCGGTCATGGATAACACTGCGACCGTCTGCCACGGGACGTCCCTTATTGCGGTTCAGGATATCGGTATCCCGAGCTGCACGCTGGGTGAAGTCAAGAACCGTGCCGACCGCATCGTCTTCTGGGGATGCAACCCGGCACACGCCCATCCGCGGCACATGTCGCGCTACTCGATCTTCCCCCGTGGATTCTTCACCGGCAAGGGTCATACGGGCCGCAAGATGGTTGTCGTCGACCCGCGTGTCACCGACACCGCTCGCATCGCGGATGTCCACCTGCAGATCGAGCAGGGGCACGACTACGAGCTCCTCGACGCCATCCGTGTAGCGCTCAAGGGAGAGCAACTCCCCGACGTCGTCGCCGGAATCCCGAAAGAGAAGATCTACGAGACCGCCGAGACGCTCAAGAGCGGTCGTTTCACGATCATCTTCTTCGGTATGGGCGTGACCCAGTCGCTTGGGAAGAACCACAACATCGATGCGGCCATCGCGGTCACTCGCGACTTGAACGAGTACACGAAAGCCGCCATTATGCCGATGCGCGGGCACTACAACGTCACCGGCTCCGGTCAGGTCTGGGGCTGGCAGTTCGGGTTCCCCTTCGCGGTGGATCTCTCCCGCGGATTCGCCCGCTACAATCCCGGCGAGACGACCTCGAACGACCTGCTCCGCAGGGGCGAGGTGGACGCCGTCCTCGTCCTCGGAAGCGATCCCGGTGCGCACTTCCCCTTCAGCTCGGTCAAGAAGATCTACAATCTTCCTGCGGTCGCTGTCGAACCGCATGAGACCCCGACCGTCGAGGTCTGCAACGTACACGTCCCCGTCGCCTTCGTGGGCGTCGAGGTGGGCGGGTGCGCATACCGGATGGACAACGTGCCGATTGAGACCAGAAAGGTCGTCGAGCCCCCGGAGGGCATGATGACCGATGAAGAGTTCCTCAAGCGCGTCCTTGCACGCGTCAAGGAGATTAAGGGGGTATAAGCGATGGCAGAGTATCTCATTAAGAACGGTTTCGTCTTCGACCCAGTCCTCGGGATCAAGGGAGATGTAGCCGACATCGCCATCAAGGACGGCAAGATCGTCGAGACGGACGCGGTCAAGAATCCGAAGATCATCGATGCCGGCGGCAAAACCGTCATGGCCGGCGGTGTCGACATCCACGCTCACGTTGCCGGACCGAAGGTGAACATCGGCCGAAACTTCCGCCCGGAAGACAAGATCTTCAACTACAAGCCGGGACGCGGCATTGAGCGGATGCAGGGCGGGTTCTCGGTACCGACGACAATCCGGACCGGCTACAACTACGCCCGCATGGGTTACACCACCGTGATGGAAGCGGCCATGCCGCCGCTCTACGCCCGGCACACCCATGAGGAGATGCGGGACACGCCGATCCTCGACCAGGGCGCTTACCCGGTCTTCGGGAACAACTGGTTCGTGCTCGAGTACCTGAAGAACAACGAGGTCGAGAACGCCGCCGCCTACATCGCTTGGCTTCTTAGAGCCACGAAGGGGTATGCGGTCAAGGTCGTCAATCCCGGCGGTACGGAAGCATGGGCTTGGGGCTTGAACTGCGAGAACATCCACGACCCGGTTCCGTACTTCGACATCACCCCGGCTCAGATCATCAAGGGCCTCATCGAGGCGAACGAGTATCTGGGTCTCCCGCACTCGATGCACATGCACGCGAACAACCTCGGGAACCCAGGCAACTACACGACCACGCTGGATTCGTTCAAGCTCTCCGAGGGCATCAAGCCGAACAGCAAGTTCGGCCGCGACCAGGTGATGCACCACACCCACGTTCAGTTCCACTCCTACGGCGGAGACTCCTGGGCGAACGTGGAGTCCAAAGCGGACAAGATCATGGACTACGTGAACTCGCACGACAACATCACCATCGACATGGGTCAGGTGACGCTCGACGAGACCACGACCATGACCGCCGACGGGCCGTTCGAGCACCACCTCACCGCGCTGAACCACCTGAAGTGGGCAAACTCCGATGTCGAACTCGAGACCGGGTCCGGTGTCGTGCCCTACATCTACAGCCCGAACATCAAGGTCTGCGCCATCCAGTGGTGCATCGGCCTTGAACTCGCGCTGCTCGCCAAAGACCCGATGCGGGTCTTCATGACCACCGACCACCCGAACGCCGGACCGTTCATCCGCTACCCGCGGATCATGAAGTGGCTGATGAGCGAGGAGGCACGCCAGCAGCAGATCGACGCCTTCAAGCACAAGGACAAAGTCGTCGACGCCACCTTCATTGCCGGCATCGACCGCGAACTCGACCTCTACGAGATCGCACAGATGACTCGCGCCGGCCCCGCGAAGGCGCTCGGCCTCTCGCACATGTACGGCGGGCTCGCGCCCGGCCTCGAGGCCGACGTTGCAGTCTTCGACTTCAACCCGAACGAGCCTTACGCACCCGACGACATCGAGAAGGCGTTCTCGAACGCGAGACACCTCTTCAAGACCGGCGTCCAGATCATCAACGACCACGAGATCGTCAGCAACGGCAACAAGCGGACGCTCTGGGTGAACGCCAAGGTGAACGAGAACCCGCAGGTGATGCGTGACGTCAAGGAGAAGTTCCTCCGCTACTACACCGTCACTCTGAACAACTACGAGGTTGCCGGGCACTACCTCCCGAACCCGTACGTAATTGAGGTTGATGCCACGCAGTGAGGTGCAGAAAGGATGGAAACAGTTACACTCACCATAAAGAACCAGCCCGAGCTGTACCTTGAGGCCGACAACGTCACCCCCGACGCATTCGCCGGGAAGAAGGCTGAAGAGATCGCCGATCTCCCCGTCTACGTAGGGAAGGAGCAGCACCGGCTCGGAGACTTCTTTGAGGTCTCCGGCCGGGCAGGAGCAACCCCGAAAGAGACGAAGATCATCGTCAACGGCGACCTCTCCCGGGTCAAGTACATCGGCATGAAGATGACCGACGGCGAGGTCGTGGTCAACGGCAACGCCGATATGTACGTCGGGGCGTGGATGCAGGGCGGCAAGATCACGGTGAACGGGAACGTCGATGCTTTTGCCGGAACCGGCATGAAGGGCGGCGACCTCATCATCAACGGCAACGCCGGCAACTACCTCGGCGCTGCATACCGTGGAGATTGGCGCGGTATGGCCGGCGGCAAGATCGTCGTAAAAGGGAATGCCGGGAGTGATATCGGCACCTTCATGAACGGCGGCGAGATTGTCATCGGCGGAGACGTCGACGTCCACGTAGCCACCCACGCCG is a window of Methanoculleus sp. 7T DNA encoding:
- the hdrC gene encoding CoB--CoM heterodisulfide reductase subunit C, with translation MAVKKDYKDQKLAEKLRDRKYYIPDSNPEFIKDVEKLGQTAAHMCYQCGTCTGSCPSAPRSSYRIRLFMRKAVLGLEEEVLTDPDLWLCTTCYSCTDRCPRDLAPTDVIMAMRNLAFKRDIVPRNFLQTVQLIYKTGHGVPNNDVNRAARQRLGLEAEPETTHKYPEYLPGIRKILDHYRLKEDADRILSEGE
- a CDS encoding 4Fe-4S binding protein — encoded protein: MALFPKYSKTREGQNVIMEQRLLKAVNNLILNAETCTGCGICVDACPEEAIVLGPVGATRRGAIDYAAPVDVNPEKCSYCGVCVIMCPFNAMTLKIDGEDRLPILEKEGFPTYDMVTKIDEEKCDRCTICEEVCPRDAIARDVPAFEGGDEAGKPRQSALQTKTTFTVDTEKCNVCGICGELCPSITVMRNPANPETGKVEGEVKWEESTCDGCQICVEACPQECITVEREVVSDKLPGKVDIQQDNCCTCTWCVQSCPEEAITVEKIFEGDIEINPEKCPGGCSTCVEVCPCNALYLPSPVPAKEMRGAKEPNIAINRDFCILCGACVNACPSEDAIVLRRTGIRMQDKESDLFKRIKEKLLTPRTSKVKETAPGEVEVKVLEEA
- a CDS encoding formylmethanofuran dehydrogenase subunit B; this encodes MTKTVTDVVCPFCGTLCDDLEVVVSDDGKELLEVYNACAIGAEKFLHSQAKDRLTRPRMRQEDGSWKEISYDEAIEYTARMLTNAKKPLMYGWSSTNCEAQSIGSEIGEAVGAVMDNTATVCHGTSLIAVQDIGIPSCTLGEVKNRADRIVFWGCNPAHAHPRHMSRYSIFPRGFFTGKGHTGRKMVVVDPRVTDTARIADVHLQIEQGHDYELLDAIRVALKGEQLPDVVAGIPKEKIYETAETLKSGRFTIIFFGMGVTQSLGKNHNIDAAIAVTRDLNEYTKAAIMPMRGHYNVTGSGQVWGWQFGFPFAVDLSRGFARYNPGETTSNDLLRRGEVDAVLVLGSDPGAHFPFSSVKKIYNLPAVAVEPHETPTVEVCNVHVPVAFVGVEVGGCAYRMDNVPIETRKVVEPPEGMMTDEEFLKRVLARVKEIKGV
- a CDS encoding hydrogenase iron-sulfur subunit gives rise to the protein MADENWKPKIIAIICNWCSYAGADLAGGARIQYPPDIRAVRVMCTGRIDPLFILKAFQDGADGVLVSGCHFGDCHYLEGNYKAAKRMFLLKSVLKNIGLDDKRLRMTFVSASEGAKWGMVMEDVVKTINELGPSPLKEFAR
- the hdrB gene encoding CoB--CoM heterodisulfide reductase subunit B; the encoded protein is MSGNKHQYAFFLGCIAPNRYPGIEAAAIETSKNVGIELLPLKGASCCPAPGAFGSIDLNVWYAMAARNIVLAEQMGMDIALICNGCYKSIWEVNHKLKHNDELRDGVNEVLKEIDMEYKGTVDVWHLAELYYDPKIVGVKKLADSVKRPLTGARVAVHYGCHLMKPSKERHFGDTENPMWMEELVAALGAEPVQYRNKMQCCGAGGGVRGYDLAHALDITNEKLINMQEAGVDAVTEVCPFCQLQFDRGQIEIKDKFGAEYGIPVLHYNELLGLAQGMSPDELALDLHAINVDPFLKKIL
- a CDS encoding molybdopterin dinucleotide binding domain-containing protein, which produces MAIRVNLITGRTIQQGVSMEAGKEKPAYTAACGIIELDPADFKKLGAFRNTNVRVTSKYGSVVVKAVEATQGPHPGVAYIPMGPWANMVVNPNTYSTGMPTFKGTTVEVEIAKNESVLSSLELVRKACRGELA
- the fhcD gene encoding formylmethanofuran--tetrahydromethanopterin N-formyltransferase, giving the protein MELNGVTIDDTYAEAFPTWVARPIITAVTEEWAYKAAVEAVGFATSTIGCPAEAGIDCFVSPDDTPDGRPGYAIMICASKKKLKEQVVERLAECILTAPTTAVFDGLADVVAEVPEKLPVKLHFFGDGFEEKREVGGRTVWAIPIMEGEYIGEEEFGAVKGVAGGNFFIMGENQMAALTAAQAAVDAISCVCGVITPFPGGIVASGSKVGSKKYKFMGASTNEAYCPTLKGKVEGSKVPEGVKAIYEIVIDGVDEDSIKTAMAEGIRAATKVPGVKFISAGNFGGSLGPFKFALKDVLAGYL
- a CDS encoding CoB--CoM heterodisulfide reductase iron-sulfur subunit A family protein encodes the protein MAEVKKNEEPRIGVFVCHCGTNIGGTIDVKAVVEYAKTIPNVAVANDYAYMCSTPGQNMIKEAIEEQHLTGVVVAACTPRLHEPTFRNATAAGGLNPFRFEMANIRDQNSWVHMHQPEEATEKAKDAVRIAVAKASLLEDLIPKSVPVEKAAMVVGGGVGGMQAALDLANAGIKTYLVEKSPTIGGRMSQLDKTFPTLDCSQCILTPKMVDVYRNENIELLTYTEVEAVEGYIGNFDVTLRKKARGVLTPAEAEARGIVGGGCTGCGDCVAVCPVIKPNPFELGMAPRKAIYIYHPQVSPLIYTVDFDACVKCGLCVEACGTKQAVDLESKDELTTVKVGTVILATGYDIFPIEKKFEWGYKNYDNVITSLEFERLICASGPTGGHLIRPSDGVTPKKIAFVLCAGSRDSTGVGKPYCSRFCCMYSLKHAHQIMEKIPGAVPYIFYMDIRSFGKMYEEFYYRIQNEGAKFIRGRVANITEDPVTKNLHVNAEDTLLGRPIDMEVDMVVLAAAIQPSAETERTRRLFGVSCSQDGWLLEAHPKLNPCGTTTAGVYLAGVCQGPKDIPDTVAQAEGAASAASIPIHKGEVELEPYFAVCLEDKCAGCGLCVNQCPYQALSLVEKEGRTVMHVTEAKCKGCGTCGGFCPGGAIWMQHFATPQIVAQIDAFLLGGEQ
- a CDS encoding formylmethanofuran dehydrogenase subunit A, translated to MAEYLIKNGFVFDPVLGIKGDVADIAIKDGKIVETDAVKNPKIIDAGGKTVMAGGVDIHAHVAGPKVNIGRNFRPEDKIFNYKPGRGIERMQGGFSVPTTIRTGYNYARMGYTTVMEAAMPPLYARHTHEEMRDTPILDQGAYPVFGNNWFVLEYLKNNEVENAAAYIAWLLRATKGYAVKVVNPGGTEAWAWGLNCENIHDPVPYFDITPAQIIKGLIEANEYLGLPHSMHMHANNLGNPGNYTTTLDSFKLSEGIKPNSKFGRDQVMHHTHVQFHSYGGDSWANVESKADKIMDYVNSHDNITIDMGQVTLDETTTMTADGPFEHHLTALNHLKWANSDVELETGSGVVPYIYSPNIKVCAIQWCIGLELALLAKDPMRVFMTTDHPNAGPFIRYPRIMKWLMSEEARQQQIDAFKHKDKVVDATFIAGIDRELDLYEIAQMTRAGPAKALGLSHMYGGLAPGLEADVAVFDFNPNEPYAPDDIEKAFSNARHLFKTGVQIINDHEIVSNGNKRTLWVNAKVNENPQVMRDVKEKFLRYYTVTLNNYEVAGHYLPNPYVIEVDATQ
- a CDS encoding indolepyruvate ferredoxin oxidoreductase subunit alpha, whose amino-acid sequence is MAFALHINMERCTGCNNCVVACPVDALELYTEDPVTKEKIYKVKDGKAVILDFNSELCAGCGVCVQACPYGVIKLVGPWESRAKARKVEA
- a CDS encoding formylmethanofuran dehydrogenase subunit C; this encodes METVTLTIKNQPELYLEADNVTPDAFAGKKAEEIADLPVYVGKEQHRLGDFFEVSGRAGATPKETKIIVNGDLSRVKYIGMKMTDGEVVVNGNADMYVGAWMQGGKITVNGNVDAFAGTGMKGGDLIINGNAGNYLGAAYRGDWRGMAGGKIVVKGNAGSDIGTFMNGGEIVIGGDVDVHVATHAEGGKIVIKGNAKSRLGGQMVEGEIYVFGNIDVMMPGFAYREDVDLEVDGTKGRFALYEGDLGERHRKKKGQMIYGKLYQLVKA